ATACGCGCGACGGCGGGGGTGATCGGCTCCTCGATCGGGGCGGCCGTGGCGCTCAGCGCAGGGCTCACCCCCACGAGTCCGACGGTGAGGGCGAAAACGGCAGCGGCGGCGATGGCGACGAGGCTGCGAGAGGTGCGACGCGGGGGCATGCGCTCATCCTGTCACCTCGACGCCAGCGCGCGCTCGTCTGCCACGTGAAAAAGAAGAGGCCCCTCCGGACTACTGTCCGATCGGGGCCGTCCGCCGTTGTGCGGTCGTGGTGGCGAGTGAGGGATTCGAACCCCCGAATGCAATGCAGTCTGATTTACAGTCAGATCCCTTTGGCCGCTTGGGTAACTCGCCAGGTGCGCACCCGCCCGGCTTGTGCAGTCGACCGGAGGCGCGATCACTTATCTTACCTGCACGAAGCGCGTGCGAAAAACCATGCTCATGCCGCGACGACGACCCGCTCCACGAAGGACTCCACGCGATGCCGGGTACCGTCGATGCGCCTGTCGACGCTCGCGCGCACCTCACTGGGAGCAAGCGGCGCGGCCAGCCGCACGTTCTCGTGGCAGCCCAGGTCGGCGCAGACGTAGGTGCCGACGCTGTCACCGCGGGCACCGGCATCCCCCGCCCGCCGTGCGGTGAACAGGGCCACCTGGTCGCCGGGCTGCATCGTGTGACACAGATTGCACATGGCGGGGCGGCCACGACCCGAACCGTCGGTGGCGCGGAGCACGACACCCGTGGGCGAACCGTCGATCTCGGCCACGACGTAGGCACGGCTGCGGGTGCGGGGATCGCGCCAAGCCAGGAAGTCGAGGTGGTCCCAGTCGACGAGCAGGAAATCCGGGGGCAAAGCGACCCGGTCGAGTTCGTCGGGTGCGGCGTTCACGAGGACCGCGCGCACCTCATCCTCGGTGAGCGGCTGCATCCCCCCAGTCTACGAACCCGTCACCGTCGCCGGCTCGACGACGGTGAGCACATCGCCCTCCCACGCGACGGGCATCGGATCGGTGACGCCCCCCACGAACCGGCCGTCCTCGCCGACATTGCGGAACGCGAACAGCAGCCAGCGCCCGTCGTCCCGCCGGCGCAGGAGGCGCCCGACGTAGAGGTCCTCGCCGGTGAGCCGCTCGGCGCGGTCGACGTCGAACGGCCCGAGCATGCTGTCGGCGGGGATCGCCCACGTGCCGCCCCGCTCTCCTCGACGCGACGGCATCGAGTGCTCGGCCAGACACGAGAACAGCAGCACCGGGCGGCCGTCGACGACTTCCACCTGGGTGACCTCGAGCTGCCCGAACCCCGCCTCGCTCGGCACGCTCACCGGCTCGCGCAGCTCCCACGCGCGCAGGTCGGCCGACCAGGCGTGACCGATCACGCCTCGACCCTCGACGGGCCCGTGCGGCGCGCGCGCCGTCACGTACATGTGCCAGCCGTCGCCGTCCGGATCGGGGAACACCCACGGGTCGCGGAACGCCTCGTCGTGCCACGCTCCGCTGTCGATCGTCTCGTACCAAGGGCCGGCCGCCTCCAGCACCGGTCCCGGTGCCTTCTGCCAGGTGAGGAGGTCGCGGGAGGTGGCGTATCCGATGCGCTGGATGTTCTTCCCGCCGGATGCCAGTGAGGAGCCCGTGTAGAAGAGGTACCAGGTGCCGTCGGGATGCCGCACCGTCGACCCCGTCCAGGTGGCGAGGTCGTCGAACGCGGGCGCATCGCCGCGGACGAGAGCGTCCTCGATGCGCGTCCACTCGACGAGGTCGTCGGACACGGCGTGACCGACGGACGCACGGTAATGACGCGCTTCCGGATCGTGCAGGGCGCGGGAGGCGTAGAGGAAGAAGAGGTGGTACCGGTCGCCGTCGTCGGCGAACCAGAAGTCCCACACCCAGGAGTCGGGGAGGTCGAACAAGAGAGAGGTTCCTTACTGGAGGTCGTGGGGGCGGGCGGAAGGGACGACGAGGACGGTCATCCCTTGACGCCGCTGGCCGCGATGGAGCTGACGAACGCCCGCTGGAAGACGAGGAAGACGACGAGCACCGGGATCGTGATCATCGAGGTGTAGGCCATCACCTCGCCCCAGGCGGTGTTGAGCTGGAAGAAGTACTGCATGCCGACCATGACGGGCCGCAGGTTCTCCTTCTGCACGACCATGAGCGGCCAGAGGTACTGGTTCCAGGCGGGCAGGAAGGTGAGGATCGCGACCGTGGCGAACGCCGGCCCGGACAGGGGCACGATGATGCGGCGGTAGATCCCGAACCAGCTCGCCCCATCGATGCGGGCGGCCTCGTCGAGCGACTTCGGAATGGTGGAGAAGTACTGCGTGAACAGGAAGATAGAGAACGCGTTGGCGATGAACGGCACGATCTGCACTTCGTAGGTGTTGAGCCATCCGAAGTCGTACTTCAGCACACCGCCCTCGAACACGAGCGTCGGCAGCTGCGCCACCCAGTAGACCATCGGCACCGCGATCGTCTCGAAGGGCACGATCAGCGTCGCGATGATGACGGCGAGCACGACGATGCGGCCGCGCCACGCGAGGCGCGACAGCGCGAAACCCGCCATCGAGTTGACCACGAGCCCGAGCCCCACGGTCAGCACGGTGACCAGCACCGAGTTGAACATGAACTGCGCGACCGGCACGCGGTCGAAGACACCGAAGTAGTTGTCGAGGCTGATGTCGCCGACCGGCAGGAACGCCATCGGAGAGTCGATGTCCTGCAGGATCTGCGCGTCGGGCTTGAGGCTGGAGACGAACATGAACACGAGCGGGAACAGGAAGACCACGGCCAGCAGCGACATCGCGACGTAGGTCGCGACGACGCCCCATCGGCGGGAGGTCGCGGCGGACCGGGGCGCGCGCCGCGCGTTCTGGCGCGAGCGGGCGGGCGGGGCGAGGGTGTCGGTCATCAGTCCTTCTCCCGGGTGAGGCGGCGCTGGATGAGCGCGATGATGAGCACGGCGACGAAGAAGATGAGCGAGATGGCCGCCGCATAGCCGATCTCCTGCTGCTCGTATCCCTTGCGCACGGCGTGGAAGACGATCGTGGAGGTGGCGCCTTGCGGACCTCCCTGGGTCATGACGTCGATCTGCACGAAGAGGCCGAGCGCGGCGATCGTGATCGTGACGAGCACGAACACCATCGTGGGTCGCAGCCCCGGCCAGGTGACGTTGGTGAACTGGCGCCACGGGCTCGCACCGTCCATCCGCGCGGCTTCGTACAGCTCCTCCGGGATGGTCTGAAGGCCCGACAGCCAGATGATCATGTGGAATCCGACGGCCTGCCAGATCGACATGACGATGATCGCCCCGAGTGCGGTGGACGGATCGTTGAGCCAGTCCGTACCGCTCCACAGCCCGAAGGTCACCGCGTCGATCATCGAGTTGACGAGCCCGTCCTCGCGGTAGAGGAACTTCCAGAGGATCGAGACGACGACGATGGAGGTCACGACCGGGATGAAGAACACGACCCGGAAGAACGTGGTTCCCCGCAGCCTGCGGTTGACGAGCACAGCGAGGGCGAGTCCCAGTCCCGCCTGCACCGGAACGACGACGAGCGCGAAGAGCGCCGTATTGCCGATCGACTGCACGAAGACGGGGTCGGCGGTGAAGGCGCGGATGAAGTTGTCCACGCCGACGAAGCGCGGCGGGTTCGGCGAGATCAGTCGCGCGTTCGTGAACGACAGCGTGAAGGCGAGGATCACGGGGATCACGAGGAACAGGAGCAGGAGGATCGCCGCGGGGGCGATCATCCCCCACCCGGCCCACGCCTGGCGGCCGCGGCTCGTGCGAAGACGGTGGAGTGCGCGCCGAGGAGTCTCGGCTGCCACCGTGGGAGGTGTGACAGTCATGGGGAGTCGTGCCTTTCAGCAGCAGGTCCACGGAGGGGAGGGGGCCCGGTCGCGGGCCCCCTCCGCACCGATCACTGGAAGCCGTACCCGTCGTTCGACGCGATGTTCGCGTCGATGTCGGTGACGGCCTGATCGAGCGTGCTCTTCACATCGGCACCGCTCATGATGTTCTTCGCCGCCGTCTCGAACGTGGTCGAGATCACCGCGTAGGCCGGGGTCTCCGGACGCAGCACCGCGTACTTCTGCGAGAGCTCCACGAACGGACGGAGCACACCGTCGTCACCGAAGTACTTCGACGCCTGAGCGGCCGCCTCGGTCGCGGGGATCACGATCTGCTTGTCCGCGAACTCGGTGATGTACTCGTCGTTGAAGCTGAACTCGAGGTAGTCGCGTGCGCCCTCGGCGTCGTTGCAGCTCGACGAGATCGCCCACTGCCACGAGCCGCCACCGATCTTCGGGCCGTTGCCGAAGTCCGGCGGCGGGAGGATGAGCAGGTCGTCGCCGATCGCTTCGACGGATGCCAGGGCGTTCCACACGCCCGTGTAGCTGAGGGCGACCTCGTCGTCGACGAACTCCTGGTTGCCGACGGTGCCCGCGTTGCTCGCGTATCCCTTGTCGAACAGCTCCTGGAACCAGGTGCCCCAGGCCACGGCGGCGTCGCCGTTGAGCGACCCGTCGGCGCTGAGCATCGTGTCGCGGTCGATCAGGTCGCCGCCGAAGCTCTGGAGGAGGGGCGAGTAGGCGTACGGCCACCACTCACCGGTGTCCTCGGCGCCGATGTCGATGGGCGTGTCGTAACCGGCATCCTTCAGCGTGGCGAGGGCCGAGTCGAACTCGTCCTTGGTCCACGGCTGGTCGGTGCTCGGAATGCGGATGCCGTTGCCTTCCAGCACGGACTTGCGCGCGAAGATCGACAGTGCGGCATCCCAGTAGCCCGCGGAGTAGATCTCACCGTCCCACTTTCCGACGGCGGTCGGCAGCAGCGAGTCGGTGATCTCGCTGGAGATGCCGAGGGGCTGCAGGTACTGCGCCCACGCCCAGTTGGGCATGATCGGCCCGTCGAGGTCGAGGAGGCACGGGAGGTCGCCGGAGGCGGCGGCCGCCACGATCGCGTCGTTGTAGGCGCCCTGCGGGAAGGACTCGTGCACGACCTCGTACTCGTCCTGCGAGGCGTTGTAGTCGGAGATGATCCGCTCGTACACCTCGAGCTCGGCGGCGTTGCCCGCCGAGTGCGTCCACATCGTGAGCTGGGTGCGGCCGTCCTCGCCGGTCGTGGTTCCCTGGCCGGCCTGGCCGCATCCCGTCAGGGCGAGGACGGTGACCAGTCCCGCCGCGACGAAGAGGGGCGACGTTCTGCGCGTCATTGTGGTTTCCTATTCCTGGTGCCCGACGCCCACGTCGGGTACCTGATCGGGGGCCGCCGAGCGCGGCCCTTCGGTTGCGTGTGAAGCCCGTCGTCGGTCTCGTTTGGCGACTTGCGCCGGCGGCGGGCCCACAGAGTCTCGTCGGACGACGGGACACTCCATTCGGTGCGCGGCATCCTCATCCCCTTCCGCGCGGACGCCGAGCGCGACCTCCATCGCCCAGCGACCCATCTCGTAATGGGGCAGAGCGATGGTGGTGAGAGGGGGATCGAGTTCCGCGGCGACCAGCTGCTGGTCGTCGTAGCCGACGACGGAGAGGTCTCGCGGGATGCCGAGGCCGCGGCGATGGGCGGCGGTGTACACGCCGATCGCCATGCGGTCGTTGAAGCAGAAGATCGCGGTCGGGCGCTGGTCCTCGGGGAGATCGAGCAGCCGATCGGCCGCCTCCCGCCCGCCCTGCGCCGACGTCTCGCCCTGCACGTGGAGGGCGGGATCGGCCTCGATGCCGGCCTCGGCGAGCGCGGCGAGGTAGCCGTCGTGACGCAAGCGGGAGGCGATCGGTTCCGGGTCGATCGTGTCGAGGTAGGCGATCCGGGTGTGGCCGGCGGCGAGGAGCTCGCGGACGGCGGCTTCTCCCCCGGCGCGGTCGTCGGGCACGACGCTGCGGAAGCCGCCCGCGGCCGGATAGCAGTCGAGCATGACGGTGCCGTGCGGCAGACCCACCGGCGCGGTCGCGGCCCGGTGCCACATGGCCGCGTACAGCACGGCATCCACCTGCTGCGCCGTCATCGCGCGCACCGCCTCGCTCTCGACGTCGGCGTCGCCGCCGGTGTCGACGAGCATGACCATGTGGCCGTTCTCGCGGGCGGCATCCTGGGCTCCGGCGAGCATGCGCCCCGCGAACGGCGTCGTGGCGATCTGGTCGGAGATAAGCCCGACGATCCGGGTGCGCTGGGTGCGCAGGCCGCGCGCGACGGCGCTCGCGGAGTATCCCACCGCGTCGGCGGCCTCTCGCACGCGCTGCCGGGTGTCTTCGGAGATGCGCGACTGCGCGTTGTTGAGCACGAGAGAGACGGTGGTGACCGAGACGCCGGCGGCGGCGGCGACGTCGAAGATGCGTGCCCTGCCCATGCCCCACCTCACATCCCTGTGCTGATCGGTCGTTTCACTGCGTTGATAAAACGTTTTATCGGATAGTAGAACACGAACATCGCGATCGTCAACACCTCTCCGCGAGTTCGCCGCGGCAGCAGGCGGCTCACCGGGGCGGCACAGCGGAGGAGATCGGCGCTGCGGAGGGCGCATCGCGCGCGTCGACCCTCCGATCCGCCGATCTCCTCCCATCGGCCGAGGCGCGTGCCTCCCATCGGCCGAGGCGCTCCTCTCTCCGAGGCCGCCGAGCCCACCCTGACGGGCGGGAGCCCCCCGGATAGACTTCCCTCATGGCTGACTCTTCGTTCGACATCGTCTCCAAGATCGACCGCCAGGAGGCGGACAACGCGCTCAACCAGGCCCGCAAGGAGGTCGAGCAGCGCTACGACTTCAAGGGCACCGGCGCGTCCATCGAGTGGAGCGGCGAGGCCATCCTCATCAAGGCCAACAGCGAGGACCGCGCCAAGGCCGTGCTCGACGTCTTCCAGTCCAAGCTCATCAAGCGCGGCATCTCGCTGAAGTCGCTCGAGTCGGGCGAGGCGGTCGTCAGCGGCAAGGAGTACCGCCTGACGTCGACGCTGAAAGAGGGCATCTCGCAGGAGAACGCGAAGAAGATCGGCAAGCTCATCCGCGACGAGGGCCCGAAGTCGGTGAAGTCGCAGATCCAGGGCGACGAACTGCGCGTCCAGTCGAAGTCGCGCGACGACCTGCAGGAGGTGCAGCGACTGTTGAAGGCGGCCGACCTCGACGTCGACCTCCAATTCGTCAACTACCGCTAGCGCGCCGCGCGATCCGGCGTCAACCCTGAACTCGGGGGAGTTTTGACCACCTAGGCTGAAGACTCGATCTGGGGAGATCCCGGAGAGGGTGGATGGTCAGAGCAGGTTTCAACGTCGTGAGGGTGTCGGCCGTCGTCGGCCTCGTGCTGTCTCTCGTGCCCCTGGAGGCGGCAGTCGCGGATGCCGCGAGCCCCGCGCCGGAGGTCACCGCATCTCCGTCGGCCACCGCCTCGCCCACGGCCGAACCGTCTCCGGAGCCCACGTCCACCGCTGACGCGACGCCGACTCCGACCCCGTCGGCATCCGTTTCTCCGTCGCCGACGGCCCTGCCGAAGCCGCTTCCGACGTCGACGCCGACGCCGACCGAGCCCGAGGACGAAGCCGAGCACCACACGGACGGTCCCACGATGCCGCTGACGCGTGAGATCCCGTGGTCGTCTTCGCTTTCGATCGCCCCGACGGCACGCCTCGCGGCGAAGTACGGTCCGCAGCCCGTGTTCCACTTCCCCTGGGCGCCGGGCAAGCGCTGGGGTGCGAGCGGACCGCACGCCGACAGCGACGGCATCTACCAGGGCGCGATCGACTTCGCGCCGCTGGGCTCGAGCACCACAGTGGTCCGGGCGATCGCTGCCGGTCGCGTCTACCGCGTGAGCTGCGCGGGAGGCTGGTTCCTCGGAATCGACCACGGCGGCGGGTGGATGTCGGAGTACTACCACTTACGCGAGGCGAAGTCGGGCCTCGTCGGCTCCTGGGTGGAGGCGGGCACGGCGCTCGGGCTGGCCGGTCAGACGCTGCCGTGCGGCGGGACGCCGGGTGACAGCAAGCACGTGCACCTGTCGATCCTGAACGAGGTGGTCGATGTTCCGAGCGGCAAGCGTCAGTACATCCCGGTCAGCGGCGTGCAGTTCGATCGGTTCGAGCTCTACGACACGAGCGGTTCGTACAACGGCGTGTGGCGCGACATGTCCGGCGCGACGGTGCTCACCTCGCGCCGCGTGACCTGTTGCCTCACCGCGTCGACACGCATCGGGCCGTCCAGCCCGAAAGCGGTGCTCCCCGACGTCAACGGCAACGGCATCGACGACCGCGCCGAGATCAACGCCTGGGACACCGACCTCAACAGCGACGGCCGTGCCGACATCATCGGATTCGGCTCGAAGGGCGTCATGGTCAGTCGGAGCACCGGCTCGGTGTTCACGACGTCGACCCGGGCGCTGTCGAGCTTCGGGTCCGAGACGGGTTGGACCACCTCCAAGACGCTTCGCATGGTGATGGACGTCGACGGGGACGGAGCACCCGACATCGTCGGCTTCACCGGGTCGGGGGTGTTCGTCGCGCGCGGCAACGGCAGCGGCGGCTTCGGATCCGCCAGTCGGTGGACGACCGAGTTCGGCGCGAACGACGGATGGACGCTGTCCGGCCACGTGCGCACCCTGGCCGATGTCAACGGCGACGACCGCCTCGACATCGTCGCCTTCGGCAAGTACGGCGTGTCGGTCGCGCTCAACCAGGGCAGCTCGTTCGCGGCATCCCGGCGCTGGCTGAGTGCGATGGGCGGCTCGGAGGCGGGGTCGTGGGACACCACCCGCCATCAGCGGTTCGTCACCGACGTCAACGGCGACGGCCGCGCCGACGTCATCGGCTTCGGCGCGGCGGGAGTGCAGGTGGCGCTCAGCACAGGAAGCGGTTTCGCCGCACCCACGCGCTGGACGGCCGCCTTCGGCCTCGATCGCGGGTGGCGCGCCGACGTCACCCCGCGGCAACTCGTCGACATGAATGCCGACGGACGGCTCGACGTGGTCGGTTTCGGCCGCGACGGCGTCTACGTCGCCCTGAACACGGGGTCATCGTTCGCCACGGCGCGTCGGTGGAGTTCCAGCTTCGGTCAGGACTCCGGGTCGCGCGGATGGCGCACCACGCGAGACTCACGCGTGATCGCGGACGTCAACGGCGATGGCCGACCCGACATCGTCGGCTTCCGCACCGGCGGGGTGTGGGTGGCGCGCAACACGGGATCGGCGTTCACCTCGGCGGCGCGATGGACGACGGACTTCGGCTCGACGGAGTGGACCCTCGGGGTCATGCCCCGCGCCGTCGCCGACGTGAATGGCGACGGTCGTGCCGACATCGTCGGTTTCGCCCGGCATGGTGTGCACGTGGCACTGAGTTCGGGGAGCCGCTTCGACGCCGCCGCTCACTGGAACGCGGACTTCGGGTGGGGCAAGTCGACGGGCAACTGGAAGGTGCGTACCAAACCGCGCGGGCTCAGCGCCGGCTGAGCCTCCTTGGCGACGCCGTGGACCTCAGCCGAGGGCACCCCCGGTGAGCCAGTTGTCGAGGGAGTCATAGGCTCGGTCGCGCACGTCGGGCGCCGAGAGGAAGACGTCGTGGATGGCGTGCGGGATGCGGACGAGCGTGACCGTCTTGCCGATCCGGGTCGCGGCGCGAGCGATCTCGTCGACGTCGAGGACGGAGTCGGTCGACGTCATCGCCGCCGACCACTGCACCGGTGACGTCCATCCCGTGGAGAGGAGGACGAGGGTCGGACACCCCACGTCGATGCCCGCGGCGATCGTGGCGTGACCGGCGAGGATGGCGGACAGCCAGCCGGGATGCGTCGGGAACCCGCGCGCGGGCCGCCAGTTCTCGTGCCCCTCGGGGAGCGTGCCGAGCTCTCGCTGCGCGCGCGTGTAGAAGCCGAGATCGACCTCCGGATGCCGCCCCAACGGATCGACCCACGCGGCCGCACGCACGAGCGGGGCGATCGCCTGGCGTCCGAAGGCGCCCACCTGCAGCTCCAGCCACGGACTGTTGAGCACGAGCGCCGCCGCCCTGCCCGAGTGACGCGCGGCCCACAGCGACAGGATGAGCCCGCCTGTCGAGTGCCCGACGAGCACGAGGCGGCGAGGGCGACCGTCGCTCATGGCGCTGAGGGCCGCGTCGATGTCGGCGTCGTAGTCGGCCAGCGACGTCGTGTATCCGGGGGTCTGCCCGTCGCGGAGGCTCCGGCCGTACTTGCGGAGGTCGAGCGCGTGGAACCTCGCACCCCTCGACGTCCAGAACTCGGCGAGTGCGGTCTGGAAGAAGTAGTCCGACCAGCCGTGCACGTAGAGCACGTCGACGTCGCGCAACGGTCCGAACAGTCGCCGGAGCGCGCTCGGCATCCGTCTCACGAGGGTGGCGACCAGCTCGCCCTCACGGTCACGCCCGAGGGGCAGGGTCTGCTGCTCGTACGGCTCTCCGAGGACGTCCGGATGCCAGGAGCCCGCCATGCCGACCGCCTCGCCCGGGAGGATCACTCCCCGCGGGAGACCCGGACCATCTCGTCGCGATCGACGACCTTGATCCGCGCACGCTCCTGCGCGGCCCCGAGGCCGACCTCGTGCTCGTCGAGGCGGTGCCAGCCGTCCAGATCCGTCCACGCGACACCCCGCTCGGCGAGCAGCGCCGGGATCGCCTCATCGGACGGGTCTTCAGGAGTCCACCACGAGCCCTGGTCGTTGATGAGGTGACGGATCGTCTCCATGGCATCCGACTTGGTGTGTCCGATGAGCCCGACGGGACCGCGCTTGATCCATCCCGTCGCGTACACGCCCGGCACGCGCTCGTTGGAGTCCTTGTGGAGCACCTGGCCCTCGTGGTTGGGGATGACGCCGTGGCGCTTGTCGAAGGGGACGCCGCTGAGCGGGGAGCCGAAGTAGCCCACCGCGCGGTACACCTGCTGGACGGCGATCTCCCGCAGCTCCCCCGTGCCGACCACACCGCCCTGGCCGTCGGGCCGGGTGCGCTCGTACACGATGGCCGCCGCGCGGCCGGAGTCGTCGGTCTTGACCTCGACGGGTTTCGCGTAGAAGTGCAGGTGCAGCCGGCGGCTCGCCTCTCCGCCCGCGTTGTTGACGCTCGGACGCTGGCGCCACGACTGCAGCACCCGGTCGATCACCATGACCTGTTTGTTGCTCGCGATCGCGGCCCGGCTCGCGTCGTCGTAGTCGAAGTCCTCGTCGTAGACGACCATGTCGACGTCGCGCAGCTCGCCGAGCTCGCGGAGTTCGAGAGGCGTGAACTTCACCTGCGCGGGGCCGCGACGACCGAACACATGCACGTCGGTGACCTGCGACGCCTCCAGCCCGTGCTGCACGTTCGCCGGGATCTCGGTGACCAGCAGGTC
This genomic window from Candidatus Microbacterium phytovorans contains:
- a CDS encoding family 43 glycosylhydrolase, with amino-acid sequence MFDLPDSWVWDFWFADDGDRYHLFFLYASRALHDPEARHYRASVGHAVSDDLVEWTRIEDALVRGDAPAFDDLATWTGSTVRHPDGTWYLFYTGSSLASGGKNIQRIGYATSRDLLTWQKAPGPVLEAAGPWYETIDSGAWHDEAFRDPWVFPDPDGDGWHMYVTARAPHGPVEGRGVIGHAWSADLRAWELREPVSVPSEAGFGQLEVTQVEVVDGRPVLLFSCLAEHSMPSRRGERGGTWAIPADSMLGPFDVDRAERLTGEDLYVGRLLRRRDDGRWLLFAFRNVGEDGRFVGGVTDPMPVAWEGDVLTVVEPATVTGS
- a CDS encoding FAD-dependent oxidoreductase, with the protein product MTKLRLAIVGAGPAGIYAADILLKAERKFDVSIDLFDQLPAPYGLVRYGVAPDHPRIKGIITALRDVLDRGDIRIFGNVRFGEDLHLEDLKKHYNAVIFATGAIRDAALDIPGIDAVGSYGAADFVSWYDGHPDFPREWPLDASSVAVLGNGNVALDVARVLAKHVEDLLVTEIPANVQHGLEASQVTDVHVFGRRGPAQVKFTPLELRELGELRDVDMVVYDEDFDYDDASRAAIASNKQVMVIDRVLQSWRQRPSVNNAGGEASRRLHLHFYAKPVEVKTDDSGRAAAIVYERTRPDGQGGVVGTGELREIAVQQVYRAVGYFGSPLSGVPFDKRHGVIPNHEGQVLHKDSNERVPGVYATGWIKRGPVGLIGHTKSDAMETIRHLINDQGSWWTPEDPSDEAIPALLAERGVAWTDLDGWHRLDEHEVGLGAAQERARIKVVDRDEMVRVSRGE
- a CDS encoding carbohydrate ABC transporter permease, translating into MTDTLAPPARSRQNARRAPRSAATSRRWGVVATYVAMSLLAVVFLFPLVFMFVSSLKPDAQILQDIDSPMAFLPVGDISLDNYFGVFDRVPVAQFMFNSVLVTVLTVGLGLVVNSMAGFALSRLAWRGRIVVLAVIIATLIVPFETIAVPMVYWVAQLPTLVFEGGVLKYDFGWLNTYEVQIVPFIANAFSIFLFTQYFSTIPKSLDEAARIDGASWFGIYRRIIVPLSGPAFATVAILTFLPAWNQYLWPLMVVQKENLRPVMVGMQYFFQLNTAWGEVMAYTSMITIPVLVVFLVFQRAFVSSIAASGVKG
- a CDS encoding extracellular solute-binding protein; amino-acid sequence: MTRRTSPLFVAAGLVTVLALTGCGQAGQGTTTGEDGRTQLTMWTHSAGNAAELEVYERIISDYNASQDEYEVVHESFPQGAYNDAIVAAAASGDLPCLLDLDGPIMPNWAWAQYLQPLGISSEITDSLLPTAVGKWDGEIYSAGYWDAALSIFARKSVLEGNGIRIPSTDQPWTKDEFDSALATLKDAGYDTPIDIGAEDTGEWWPYAYSPLLQSFGGDLIDRDTMLSADGSLNGDAAVAWGTWFQELFDKGYASNAGTVGNQEFVDDEVALSYTGVWNALASVEAIGDDLLILPPPDFGNGPKIGGGSWQWAISSSCNDAEGARDYLEFSFNDEYITEFADKQIVIPATEAAAQASKYFGDDGVLRPFVELSQKYAVLRPETPAYAVISTTFETAAKNIMSGADVKSTLDQAVTDIDANIASNDGYGFQ
- a CDS encoding YajQ family cyclic di-GMP-binding protein encodes the protein MADSSFDIVSKIDRQEADNALNQARKEVEQRYDFKGTGASIEWSGEAILIKANSEDRAKAVLDVFQSKLIKRGISLKSLESGEAVVSGKEYRLTSTLKEGISQENAKKIGKLIRDEGPKSVKSQIQGDELRVQSKSRDDLQEVQRLLKAADLDVDLQFVNYR
- a CDS encoding sugar ABC transporter permease; translation: MTVTPPTVAAETPRRALHRLRTSRGRQAWAGWGMIAPAAILLLLFLVIPVILAFTLSFTNARLISPNPPRFVGVDNFIRAFTADPVFVQSIGNTALFALVVVPVQAGLGLALAVLVNRRLRGTTFFRVVFFIPVVTSIVVVSILWKFLYREDGLVNSMIDAVTFGLWSGTDWLNDPSTALGAIIVMSIWQAVGFHMIIWLSGLQTIPEELYEAARMDGASPWRQFTNVTWPGLRPTMVFVLVTITIAALGLFVQIDVMTQGGPQGATSTIVFHAVRKGYEQQEIGYAAAISLIFFVAVLIIALIQRRLTREKD
- a CDS encoding FBP domain-containing protein, translated to MQPLTEDEVRAVLVNAAPDELDRVALPPDFLLVDWDHLDFLAWRDPRTRSRAYVVAEIDGSPTGVVLRATDGSGRGRPAMCNLCHTMQPGDQVALFTARRAGDAGARGDSVGTYVCADLGCHENVRLAAPLAPSEVRASVDRRIDGTRHRVESFVERVVVAA
- a CDS encoding alpha/beta hydrolase, whose translation is MAGSWHPDVLGEPYEQQTLPLGRDREGELVATLVRRMPSALRRLFGPLRDVDVLYVHGWSDYFFQTALAEFWTSRGARFHALDLRKYGRSLRDGQTPGYTTSLADYDADIDAALSAMSDGRPRRLVLVGHSTGGLILSLWAARHSGRAAALVLNSPWLELQVGAFGRQAIAPLVRAAAWVDPLGRHPEVDLGFYTRAQRELGTLPEGHENWRPARGFPTHPGWLSAILAGHATIAAGIDVGCPTLVLLSTGWTSPVQWSAAMTSTDSVLDVDEIARAATRIGKTVTLVRIPHAIHDVFLSAPDVRDRAYDSLDNWLTGGALG
- a CDS encoding LacI family DNA-binding transcriptional regulator → MGRARIFDVAAAAGVSVTTVSLVLNNAQSRISEDTRQRVREAADAVGYSASAVARGLRTQRTRIVGLISDQIATTPFAGRMLAGAQDAARENGHMVMLVDTGGDADVESEAVRAMTAQQVDAVLYAAMWHRAATAPVGLPHGTVMLDCYPAAGGFRSVVPDDRAGGEAAVRELLAAGHTRIAYLDTIDPEPIASRLRHDGYLAALAEAGIEADPALHVQGETSAQGGREAADRLLDLPEDQRPTAIFCFNDRMAIGVYTAAHRRGLGIPRDLSVVGYDDQQLVAAELDPPLTTIALPHYEMGRWAMEVALGVRAEGDEDAAHRMECPVVRRDSVGPPPAQVAKRDRRRASHATEGPRSAAPDQVPDVGVGHQE
- a CDS encoding FG-GAP-like repeat-containing protein, producing MVRAGFNVVRVSAVVGLVLSLVPLEAAVADAASPAPEVTASPSATASPTAEPSPEPTSTADATPTPTPSASVSPSPTALPKPLPTSTPTPTEPEDEAEHHTDGPTMPLTREIPWSSSLSIAPTARLAAKYGPQPVFHFPWAPGKRWGASGPHADSDGIYQGAIDFAPLGSSTTVVRAIAAGRVYRVSCAGGWFLGIDHGGGWMSEYYHLREAKSGLVGSWVEAGTALGLAGQTLPCGGTPGDSKHVHLSILNEVVDVPSGKRQYIPVSGVQFDRFELYDTSGSYNGVWRDMSGATVLTSRRVTCCLTASTRIGPSSPKAVLPDVNGNGIDDRAEINAWDTDLNSDGRADIIGFGSKGVMVSRSTGSVFTTSTRALSSFGSETGWTTSKTLRMVMDVDGDGAPDIVGFTGSGVFVARGNGSGGFGSASRWTTEFGANDGWTLSGHVRTLADVNGDDRLDIVAFGKYGVSVALNQGSSFAASRRWLSAMGGSEAGSWDTTRHQRFVTDVNGDGRADVIGFGAAGVQVALSTGSGFAAPTRWTAAFGLDRGWRADVTPRQLVDMNADGRLDVVGFGRDGVYVALNTGSSFATARRWSSSFGQDSGSRGWRTTRDSRVIADVNGDGRPDIVGFRTGGVWVARNTGSAFTSAARWTTDFGSTEWTLGVMPRAVADVNGDGRADIVGFARHGVHVALSSGSRFDAAAHWNADFGWGKSTGNWKVRTKPRGLSAG